AGGAGCCAGTTTAACAAAGTCTGGTTTGAGTGCCTGTAGCGAACGGAACGAGGTGAGTCCATTGCCAAAACGATCGATGGAGATGCGAATACCGTGACCATGAATACGCTGAAACCACTTCACCAATTGGGTTGGGTTGAGATCAATTGAGCGTTCGCTGATCTCGAGAATCAAGCGACCAGACAACCCAGGGGTGCGAGTGATCCGTTCTTCTAACCACTTAAGAAAGTTGTTATTGGTAACCGAGTGAGTGGCGAGGTTCAAACCGTAACAATGCTTGGGGTTACCATTGTTTTGGATCTCGCGAACCACGGTATTGAAGATCATCTTATCCAATTCAATGGTGCGCTCGTTTTTCGATGCCATTGCCAACAAGGTTTGGGTTGGCAGCTGATTACCATCCTTGTTGGTGAAGCGAGCAAATAGCTCCTGGTAGATGATATTGTCGTCACCCACAGCAACAATCGGTTGCTGAGTAAATTCAATGCGATTGTTGCTGATAACATCTTCAATGACCGCTTGCCAGCGGTCGTTGTCGATATCAAAATCCATCAAGTCTGGCTCGAGGTAGAAGTAACCGTTAGGTCCTTCTGCTTGGGCGATGCTGATGGCGGTATCCAACTGGATCAGCAGTTGGCTTACCCGGTCTTTATGTTGGTATGGCACTAAACCAATGTAACCGGTACTGGTCATACTCTCGCGATCGGCGAGCTCAGCAAACTGGCGCGAAAGTGGCTCCAGCAGTGGCAGCGCGTCTTCCTCGACGATGTTTGGTAATCGCAGCAGGAAATCGGTAGAGCTATAGCGATACAGCGATAAGCGGTTATCGGCAGCGACCAGCTGGTGCAGGTATGAAGCAACGGTCGAGAGGAAGTCATCGCCGCTCTGGTTGCCCAAGCGGGTGTTAATATCATCGAGGCCATTGGCGCGAACCATCATCAAGAAACCGTGACTAGTAGGTTTGCTGTTGGTTTGCTCCATATCAAGGTTAAAAGCAGCGCGGTTGGCCAAGCTGGTTACCGGATCGGTCATCGACTCTTGCACTTGATCCGCATTGGTCTTCTGTAGCTTGGTGAAATGCAACTTCAATTGATCGCGGGTGGCGATGATGGTGCGTGCCAGTGGCTGAAACGGGCCACGGATCTGCTCGATAATAGACGGTAAGTCGAGGCTGGGTAGTCGTGCGACGGCATTCTCTAGTGCGTTGAGGTTGGCGCGTTGACGGCGACCACCGCTAATCAATAAAACGCTAAAAAGCAGGAACGTCAGCGTGAGTGCAATCAAGATTGGGATCATACCGGCAGAGTGTTTCTCGAGGTAATAATCGGTATCCATGCCGATGGTTACTTGACGCTCACCAATCTTGAATTCGTCTTGCAGTAACTTGTCATCTAGCATCTTGCTCAGCGGATGAGTTGTGCCTTTAATCTGGCCAAAAGTCCACGGCTTAACGCTGTCTGGAGAGAAAATTTGGGCGAATTGAACCGGATGCCGTTTCAACGCCGACCGAAGCTGTTGTTGATCCCAGCTTTGCTGTTGGCGTAATTCCGACATAACTAATAGTTGGTCTTCTGCGATGTGTTGCTTGGTGCTCTCTAGCAGGTAGTGGCCAAAGGCCGCGACCACGAGTAGCTGAAACAAACACAGAAGCATAACGGGGTAGCGTGAACCAATCATGGTGGTAGAAATATCCTTTTTCGTGCACCTGGCAAATCTAGACAAAATGTAGGGCGTTCCAGCGTCAAACTTACCCACTGTGGACACGCTACTTTTTGCTTCTCAGCTTCGCTAGCTAATAACTGATTTACTTAACGTAATTCATTGTAGCAGCGTTTTTAGCCGGAGTAATAGTAGGCGGTTACTAAAAGCGCTACGGCGGCATGACTAAGGCAGGGAAATGGGCCGATGAAAGGTAAACTTTACCCATAGGCACAGCGTTCGGCGGCGCTGTGCTTTAGTATCGGCCAAGAAAAATAGCGTTAGCGTTTAGTCAAAGCTGTGTATCAACTAAGTGTTGTTCTTTCCAATGCAGTTAAAGCACCGGCTAGGTGCGTCCCAATACTAGGGGCAAAGCACTACCGTCGTTGATCTTCTGCTGCATCGGAGCAGTCCAGCGAAGCGTTTTGGACTGCGACCTAAGGCAAAGGGGGATTGCAAAGGGGGCAAAGCTCCCCCCCTAATGCACACAAGAATGTGCCGTCGCCACTGCGACATCGTCACCTAAAAGCATCGAAATCGGTTCAGCCAAAGGCTTGATATAAACCTCAACACTTAACTGTGACAAAGCCTTAGTCAATGCCTAATGCTTGAACAGGATCAGGGCGAACAAACCGATATCCAAGAGTTGTCACTAACTTATCGCAGTTCACAATCCGGTAAGGTTTTGGCTCAGTTGAGAACTTAGGGCTATCGATTCCCGCCATTTGACAGGATTTCGAGTACAGTTCCCGCCGCGTTGGATGAATCGGTGCGCTGGCGTTGAAGGCTTGGCCCCACGCATTTTGTTCGATAATGGCGCTGATAATGCCGATGCAGTCGTCACGATGAATCATGTTAACCGGATCGTCGGCGCCTTTCAGTTCGCGTCCAGAGAAGTAGTGCCCTGGTTGGTAGCTGCCGCCAATCAAGCCAGCAAAACGGACAATGGTGGTTTCGAACTGGCCATGAGCAGTAAAGGCCTGCTCTAAATCCATCCACGGGGTATCACTAAACGGCGATTCGATTCGTACGGCATCGGTTTCGCGTACTTCAGTGTTGTTTTGTGGATAGATAGAGGTCGTCGCAGTAAAGATCACCTGTTTGATCGGTGATGCCGCTATCGCCGCAGTAAGGTTTTGCAGTAGCCGCAGGTAGTATTGGCTTTCCCCTTCGATGTAGCTTGGCGGTAGGGTAACGATGGCAATATCGGCATTGAGCAGCGGTTTGATTTGGTCGCCACTATTTGGAGTAAGTTTGAGCTGATGGGCTTCGATTCCAGCGCGCTGTAACTGCTCGAGTTTGGCGGTAGTAGTGGTGCTGCCGATTACTCGATGTTGCTGACTAATAAGGTGCTTTGCTAAAGGCAGGCCAAGCCAGCCGCAGCCAAAAATGGAGATGGTAGACATGAAGTTCCTTGCGAAGTGGAAAACAAAGGCAGGCCAATGGCCTGCCTTTTATCGGAATAACGAGCAAAGGTTAGAAGCTGTAGCTTACTGATACACCAACGTTACGGCCTGGCTCGGTGTAACGGTCCATGTAAACCTTACCGGTTTCGATGCCGTCCACGTCGTTCCATTGGGTGTATTTCTTATCGAAGGCGTTGTAAACCCCAGCGCGCATAACCAATGAGTCAGAGATGTTGTAGTACGCGGTCAGATCAACCACGGCGTAACCGGCGGTGGTGTAAAGGTTGTCTTCTGATACATCGCTTTCGTCCTTCTTGCTAGAAGCAACCATCGCTAATGAACCACCCCAGATCTCATCGCTGTCGGTGTAGCTTAATGCCACGCTGCCATTGAGTGGAGCAACACTATCCAGCGGCTTATCTTCAGTGTCGTTTTCACCGTCAGCGTAAGCGATAGCAAAGTCTAAGGTTAAACCTTCAACAACGTCGTCCAACCACCACTGAGCTTTAAACTCGATACCTTGAATAGTGACTTCACCAACGTTCTGGTACTGAGTCTCACCGTACGGGTACAGTGGGTTTTCGTAAGAGGTTTCCGCTTCGATAAAGTTGTCGTAGCTGTTGTAGAACAATACCAATTCAGCCGAACCGACATCGCCACTGTAGCGCATACCAAATTCGTAAGAATCGCTCTCTTCCGCTTCCAGATCAGGGTTTGGCGAAGAGGTGTAGAAGCCCGGCATGCCACCGCTGAAGTACAGTTGGTTCAGTTCTGGTGAGTGGAAGCCCTGTGCAAATTGGAAGAAGGTATTCCAGTTGTCGTTGATTTGATAAACCGCACCAAGACGGAAGGTCACATCTTCATTTGATGGGCCCTTAACGTCGGACATGTCATCGCTGTAGTTTGGATCGTCTTTCGGATCGATGTCGGTGCTATCGAAACGCAACGCTGGAGTTACCGTTAATTGCCCAAACTTGATCTGATCTTGAATAAATAGACCGTAGACTGTTGACTCAACTTCAGGGAAGTAGCTGGATTGGGAGTTACCGTCATGTTCGTAGAAGTTGCTGTTAAGCTGCTCCATTTTTGTGAACTTTGCGTCACCACCGTAGCTTAAAGTGTGGCCGAAACTACCGGTCTGGAACTGCTTCACCATATCGAAGTTGAACTGCCAGTTATCTTCGCTGTAGTCGCGATGCTTCTCACGCTCCTGCGCAACTGGATCCGGGTTGAACATCGACGGGTTGCTGGTGTAGATGTCGTGGGATTCAGCGTCGGATTCGGTGGTCTGGTAGCTCAGTTTCCAGCTTACTCGATCAAACGCAGCGGTGGATTTGTTCCAATCGTGCTCAATGCTAACGCGGGTGCGCTTGCTGGTGTCGTCGTAGCTGTAATCTTCGTATTTACCGAGGCTGGTTTCACCTTGCTGTGACAGCAATTTGCCGTCGCCACGGTCTTCAAAATACTCCGCCGTTAACCCAACGCGATGGATATCGCCATTGTAGATAACTTTACCTAAAAAGGAGTCTGAACTGGTGTTAGCAGGATCGGCCTTGGTGCGGGTTTCGCCGTCGCCGCCAACGTCGCCATTGGTTTCTAGTTCGTTACCATCGCGGCGAGTGTATTGCAGCAGGCTTTCCCACTGGCCACTGCGATTGGCTAGAGCGAAGGTTTCAGCAAAGCTGTTGTCTTCACTCAGGTAAGCGACCTTTACTTTGCCGCCAAAACCATCGCCTTCCTCTAAGAAGTCTGCTGGATCAACGGTGGTGTAAGCAACCGTGCCACCAACTGAATCACTGCCATACAACACCGATGACGGGGTTTTGGCAATCTCAACCTGTTTTAGGGTTTCCATATCGATGAAGTTACGGCCGGAGTTCATAAAGCCGACACCATCGTCGTAGTCATTGGCTTGGTTAACACCATCAACCATGATCTTGACGCGGTTGCGTTCAATACCACGGATGTTAAAGCCAGAACCGCCAAAACGGCCATTGCCGGTGGCTTCAACGCCTGGCTCGTAACGGACCAAACGCTCAATGCCGTTAACCTGTTGATCGGCAATCTGCTCAGCGTTAACTACGGCCATTGCCGCAGGCACTTCGCCAGTCTTTAGCGTGGTTGCACGAGTTGCTGAAACCACAACATCGTCAAAAAGGGTAGCCTTGCTGGTGGACTCAATTTCTTCCGCTGCCAACTGTGGCACAGCCAAAATCGCGACAATTGCGCTGGCTAGCGGAGTGAGTTTTCTAGTCATCATAAATCCTTGTTTATAACTTAACAATGCGAACGAGCAAGACAATACAAATGATTATCATTTAGATCAACATCTAATTTGATAAATATGAATTCAATTTTCATAGTAGTGACCGGAGGCCACAAATCTGCTCAATAGTAAATAATTTCAACTGGTTGTGCCGTTAAAGCACAACCGGAGTACCGTAGGTCGGATCGGTTACTAAGGTTGGTCGGTAGTGCCAAACGGTTTCGATTTCGTCACTGGTGATGACGCTATGGGCATCACCTTGGCACCGGATGCCACCGTTGTGCAGTACAACCAAATGATCGGCGTAGCGGGCTGCTTGGTTGAGATCATGCAATACCGCTATCACCCCAAAACCGTGTTGATGAGCCAAGGTTTGGGCCAAGCCGAGAATGCGGTGTTGTTGCGCCAAATCCAATGCCGATGTCGGCTCATCCAGCAGCAACAGCGGCGGTGCAGATGCTTGCGATAACTGGGTCAACACCCGCGCTAGCTGCACTCGCTGTTTTTCACCACCAGATAGGGTCGGGTAACGGCGCTGACTAAGGTGACTGGCATCAACCTGTTGCAGTGCCTTAGTTACAATCTCGGCGGCTTCTTCTTTACCTGCTTGCAGCGGAAACAAACCCATTTCCACCACTTCACGAACGGTAAAGGGGAAGCTAAGACTATTGTGTTGCGGCAACACTCCCAATTGTCGTGCTAACGGTATGCGAGGCCACTCAGACATTGAACGCTGATGAAACTGGACGTTACCGCTGCAGGGGATCTCACCGCATAGCGCCTTGAGTAGGGTACTTTTACCGGCGCCATTGGGGCCAAGCAGAGCGGTAACCTTACCTGGCTCAACCGTCAGCTGAATATTTTGCAGTAACGGTTTGCCACCAACACTGACGTTTAGATCGGTAACTGAAAGAAAGCTCATGAAATTATCCTAAACGGCTGCGTTGGCTAAGAAGTAGGGCAAGAAAGAATGGCGCGCCCATGATGGCGGTAACAAGGCCAACTGGCATCTCTGCTGGTTGCATCCAAGTACGGGCACCTAGATCGGCCAACAACAGCAAGGCTGCGCCTAATGCGGCACTTAGCGGCAAGAGCGTGCGGTGATCTGGACCAATCATCATCCGAATGAGGTGCGGCACCACCAAGCCAATAAAGCCGATCATACCTGCTGCGGCAACGGCCACACCGACGCCCATGGCGGTCAGCATAATCAGTTTGATCTTGAGCTTTTCTACCTCGATACCGAGGTGACGTGCTTCCGCTTCACCCAGTAATAAGGCGTTCAGGGCTGCAGCTTGTTTCTGGAACTGCCAAATCAGTATTGCCAGAACCACACCACAAATAGCGATGCTATGCCAGCGAGCCGAGGCTAGTGAGCCCATCTGCCACAGGGTCAGATCCCGCAGTGCCATATCGTTGGCTAGATAGGTCAATAGACCAATACCAGAGCCAGTTAGAGCAGAGATAGCAACACCGGCAAGCAATAGCATAGTGACCGAGGTGCCACTGCTGGAGTGGGCTAGTCGGTAAACGGCTAAGGTGGTGATCAAGCCGCCAACAAAGGAAGCGAAAGGCACCAAGTAATCACCGGCAGCAGGGAATAATACGATGCAGATTGCAGCACCTAATGCAGCACCGGAGGAAACCCCAACAATGCCCGGATCGGCTAATGGGTTTCGAAACAAGCCCTGCATAACTGCACCGCAAATTGCCATTAGTGCGCCAATCACAACTGCCAATAGAGTACGCGGTAAACGCACGTTACTGATAACCAGTTGTTCGTGATGCTCCAAGGTGGTGACGGGGGAGAACGACACCACTTGCCATAGAGCTTTAAGGCTATCGCTTGGAGCAATAGCTAAGGGTCCAGT
The genomic region above belongs to Ferrimonas lipolytica and contains:
- a CDS encoding EAL domain-containing protein; the encoded protein is MIGSRYPVMLLCLFQLLVVAAFGHYLLESTKQHIAEDQLLVMSELRQQQSWDQQQLRSALKRHPVQFAQIFSPDSVKPWTFGQIKGTTHPLSKMLDDKLLQDEFKIGERQVTIGMDTDYYLEKHSAGMIPILIALTLTFLLFSVLLISGGRRQRANLNALENAVARLPSLDLPSIIEQIRGPFQPLARTIIATRDQLKLHFTKLQKTNADQVQESMTDPVTSLANRAAFNLDMEQTNSKPTSHGFLMMVRANGLDDINTRLGNQSGDDFLSTVASYLHQLVAADNRLSLYRYSSTDFLLRLPNIVEEDALPLLEPLSRQFAELADRESMTSTGYIGLVPYQHKDRVSQLLIQLDTAISIAQAEGPNGYFYLEPDLMDFDIDNDRWQAVIEDVISNNRIEFTQQPIVAVGDDNIIYQELFARFTNKDGNQLPTQTLLAMASKNERTIELDKMIFNTVVREIQNNGNPKHCYGLNLATHSVTNNNFLKWLEERITRTPGLSGRLILEISERSIDLNPTQLVKWFQRIHGHGIRISIDRFGNGLTSFRSLQALKPDFVKLAPEFTKNIDKDSNNRFFVKMVLDISVRLEIRVIGTHIERYEERIALEDLRIDGLQGHLLSAPTPFKVLQV
- a CDS encoding NAD-dependent epimerase/dehydratase family protein gives rise to the protein MSTISIFGCGWLGLPLAKHLISQQHRVIGSTTTTAKLEQLQRAGIEAHQLKLTPNSGDQIKPLLNADIAIVTLPPSYIEGESQYYLRLLQNLTAAIAASPIKQVIFTATTSIYPQNNTEVRETDAVRIESPFSDTPWMDLEQAFTAHGQFETTIVRFAGLIGGSYQPGHYFSGRELKGADDPVNMIHRDDCIGIISAIIEQNAWGQAFNASAPIHPTRRELYSKSCQMAGIDSPKFSTEPKPYRIVNCDKLVTTLGYRFVRPDPVQALGID
- a CDS encoding TonB-dependent hemoglobin/transferrin/lactoferrin family receptor, producing MTRKLTPLASAIVAILAVPQLAAEEIESTSKATLFDDVVVSATRATTLKTGEVPAAMAVVNAEQIADQQVNGIERLVRYEPGVEATGNGRFGGSGFNIRGIERNRVKIMVDGVNQANDYDDGVGFMNSGRNFIDMETLKQVEIAKTPSSVLYGSDSVGGTVAYTTVDPADFLEEGDGFGGKVKVAYLSEDNSFAETFALANRSGQWESLLQYTRRDGNELETNGDVGGDGETRTKADPANTSSDSFLGKVIYNGDIHRVGLTAEYFEDRGDGKLLSQQGETSLGKYEDYSYDDTSKRTRVSIEHDWNKSTAAFDRVSWKLSYQTTESDAESHDIYTSNPSMFNPDPVAQEREKHRDYSEDNWQFNFDMVKQFQTGSFGHTLSYGGDAKFTKMEQLNSNFYEHDGNSQSSYFPEVESTVYGLFIQDQIKFGQLTVTPALRFDSTDIDPKDDPNYSDDMSDVKGPSNEDVTFRLGAVYQINDNWNTFFQFAQGFHSPELNQLYFSGGMPGFYTSSPNPDLEAEESDSYEFGMRYSGDVGSAELVLFYNSYDNFIEAETSYENPLYPYGETQYQNVGEVTIQGIEFKAQWWLDDVVEGLTLDFAIAYADGENDTEDKPLDSVAPLNGSVALSYTDSDEIWGGSLAMVASSKKDESDVSEDNLYTTAGYAVVDLTAYYNISDSLVMRAGVYNAFDKKYTQWNDVDGIETGKVYMDRYTEPGRNVGVSVSYSF
- a CDS encoding heme ABC transporter ATP-binding protein, which translates into the protein MSFLSVTDLNVSVGGKPLLQNIQLTVEPGKVTALLGPNGAGKSTLLKALCGEIPCSGNVQFHQRSMSEWPRIPLARQLGVLPQHNSLSFPFTVREVVEMGLFPLQAGKEEAAEIVTKALQQVDASHLSQRRYPTLSGGEKQRVQLARVLTQLSQASAPPLLLLDEPTSALDLAQQHRILGLAQTLAHQHGFGVIAVLHDLNQAARYADHLVVLHNGGIRCQGDAHSVITSDEIETVWHYRPTLVTDPTYGTPVVL
- a CDS encoding FecCD family ABC transporter permease — its product is MNHVRLLWLPLIGSLMIASLLSITTGPLAIAPSDSLKALWQVVSFSPVTTLEHHEQLVISNVRLPRTLLAVVIGALMAICGAVMQGLFRNPLADPGIVGVSSGAALGAAICIVLFPAAGDYLVPFASFVGGLITTLAVYRLAHSSSGTSVTMLLLAGVAISALTGSGIGLLTYLANDMALRDLTLWQMGSLASARWHSIAICGVVLAILIWQFQKQAAALNALLLGEAEARHLGIEVEKLKIKLIMLTAMGVGVAVAAAGMIGFIGLVVPHLIRMMIGPDHRTLLPLSAALGAALLLLADLGARTWMQPAEMPVGLVTAIMGAPFFLALLLSQRSRLG